One Gossypium hirsutum isolate 1008001.06 chromosome A08, Gossypium_hirsutum_v2.1, whole genome shotgun sequence genomic window, TGTCGCAGCTCCGAGAGAATGCCCCACTAGCCTTAACCTAAATCCCTGTAAATGAATTAGGCTAACTACAACAACGAAAATAGAACTTCAGGTTTAAAAATAGCATAATACAATAAGGTCGAAACATACGAAGTAAATTAATCACCTCATATTTCTCCAAGCACTGCCTTATCGTTCCTATTTCATGGTGAAGAAACCATCGAGCAGCTTCAGCTGTGCCAAAGTGAGTTGAATAGCCTTCAAATGTAACCTGTCCATCACTTGACGTAACAATATCAGTAATAAGGTCATACACAGTATGAGTTCCACGGATTCCGAATATCACAAGTTTCTTTCGAGGATCAATTCCTATATAATATCCAGGTCTCATCACACTAGAATTCTTTACGAATTTCAAAACATTGCTTTCTCTAAGCATGCTAGTCCTTGCAAGGATGGCGGCATTATCCTTATAACATCCTTTGGCTAATTCAATGTGGTATATCAGATCCTGAACCtacatcacaaaaaaaaaaaaaagatcctTAGCCATATCAACTGAAatgaaactaaaaataattttgcaatttagtgcAAGGGATTCGGCAATTACGATCGAAACTGACTTGATCTTCACACCCTTAACATCCTCAAATGGATTCAAAGACGCCTGTCGAAGGTAAATAAGATATAGGCCTATAGTAAGATCACTTAAGCTCCAACCTTCAATGACAGTCTTACTCTTTTGAATGCTAGATATGATTTCCGAGACCGATCGAGCAGCGTATTGAGGCTTATTATCCCTTACTTCATTTCCTATACATACAAATTAGATTAAAGAACTAGTGCCATTAACTAATTGCTAATAAAAATGCAATGAAACAGCATATGCAGTAACCAATTTAGCTTAACATGAATTGACATAAAACAGACCTATTGGCAGAGCCCACCTACACAATTGCAGAGCTGGTTCAAGAGCCTTTGTGAGCCAAGCAAGCTCTAGTTTCCACTTGGTATCACCAACATAATCTTCATCACCAGAACTATACTTGAAAAACCTGGAACTGGTCTCAATTTCAGCCATATCTTTtgcctctttttctttaattacttCTTTTAATCCTTCTGCTTTTGACCATTGTGATTGAAACCTGTTAAGTACACCATTCATACATCTACCATAAAGTTTCTTCTGCCTTGTAATCAAAATGTTGCTATTATCTGCACACAAAAACCAataaacccaaaatcaaaataagaaagaaagCTGAGATTTTTACTAATTCTTTGGATTTTCGTTAAAAAACGCAGATTGAAAATGACAAAAGGATGAAAAGTTTAAAAGCTTTAAACGATTTGATAGAGGTGGATTGAAAGAAGAGGTGAAGCAAAGTACTTACAAAGATGGCGTATGAAGCTTTTGCAATATTGATTAACCATTGTTAAAAAAAAGATACAGATAAAGAGGGAAATTTGATGTTGGTGTAGAAATAAGATGAAAACGGAGGTTCTGGACGAGCTTCAGAGGCGGCGCTTGGTCATGCTCCGAGGCGGCGGACACGTATTTCTGAAGATTGATTTTGGGCCACAAAGTAAACGTAATGATTTTGGCCCTAAAGCAACGTCCAAGAGATTCTGGGCCTTCATTAATAGCCCAATAGAGGAGAGATCAAATTAATAACTGATCAAAGGTTTTTCTGCTCTTAAAAGTCAAATTAGTCTctctattttaaataaaaaaataagttgatttactattaaaaactaacgCGACTAACAAATAACTAGACAATTATACATGGTTATATGTACCTTATGCTAACGCATAGAGACtactttttaatattaaaaatagatgaattttttaacagaatGGTCGATTTACTTTTTGATCAAACATATGAGgactaatttgttttttttaagttaaagaaGGCAAAATGTAATCTAGCTCTTATTACAAGGACCTCAATTATACTTTTATACTCATTGAACATATAGTTAATTATTACAAGTATTGAACCGAATAATTAACTTAACAACTAACTTAACtcaaaataattaactaattaatcataataaatttttagaaaaacttaCACATAAATGTGTAAGTATTAAATCGAATAATTACCTCAATAACTAACTTAACTCTAACCAACAAACTAATAAATTAGTTAACTAacttgaataaatttaaaagaatttaaaggAAAACTCACATTAATATAGAAGTGCTGAAACCAAAGAATTAACTCAACAACTAATTTAACTCTAACTCGTAAACTAACTTAttaatcagaataaacatgaaagAGAGCTCATACTTTTTATTTAGAAGTACTAAATCTAATAATTAACTTTATAATTAACTAGAACAATTCCCACACTTATATATAGTAAGATTCGAACATGGGAGATTAAAGTTTCAAGGTCTCAATATTGTCATTTAGCCAAGGAATATAATAACGGAAATCAAGTCATTTTATGCCGAGTCATGcataaaatttcaagttttaaattttgtggataaaatttttttttgaaagaactTTATCCTTTTAAGAGTTCAATCAAATTCAACCTCAAATATAATTAAGATCTAAAGTGATTATAATAAAATGGTGAAgagtctaaaaattttaaatttatacataaataaaataaaataggtaTATATGTATaactcataaaaatataattttaggttaaaatatgtcattaatcttcaaaattttagaatttaaccATTGgactttcatttttaaaaatttagtctctttattttttgaatttcaaaatttaattttgacagctaatatttttttttgtttaattcaagttcattaaaatgtcaatttttaattacatggctatcaagtgattattattatttatttcaaaatgtcacactaataaatttaatagtgttaatatttagacttaaattttaaaatctgtaaaataaagagattaaattctaaaattttaaaaaaatatatgaatttatgtcATATTCATAATTTTACGAACTAGTATTTGGTACAttgtatacttttttttttcataaataatattaaaaaatttatatatgttttttatttaaatatttaaatatttatttatttataatattttactattttatattatatagtaCATTTGTCACCTTTCTTGCAGTCTAACAAAATAAATTCTctaattttattactatattcGAATAAGAATAAATAACTCGCAAGCACCCACTTTTATATACTGAAAGAGAAACTTGTAAATAGATGTTTTGCCATTGCCAAAACCAAAACGAATGTCCTTCCTTCTGCTGCTCAAAGCGAAGCTTAGGgcatttaatctttaaattaaaaataaaaaagcccCTTCAATACACATTTCATTAAATTCTTGAATtgattaataaaaatttgatttttttttacagacCCTATCTATTGCCTTCCATACCCTGCATTATTCCTTTCCTAATAATTCCCGGGTAAAGTTCAATCTTTTGgttttgtgttcttttttttttagtggAATAATCTTTAGTGGGTATTGGCCAAATTCGGGCTTTTTGACTATGTCTTTGTTCTTTCGGGTACTGTAGGAGCTGCTCGTTGATGGGTTGGAGGTAAATTTCGGGAACTTTTTGTAATTTACTGTAGAAATGAATAGTCTTggcttattatttatttatttttgttatcttttatatggataaattttgggtttattttagtttatattgaaatatttggTTGACTTAAATGGCCAATTTTAGCATGTTTTTGCTGCTAAGCTTTTGATAGATATATGGAGTGAAGTTTTGTTTTTTGTGATATTTAGGATGTTATAGAGTTGAGTTTGGGAACTTTTAGATCTTAAAATAATGGACTTGGATTTTGAGAATAGTGTAATTGTGTAATAAAGCACCTGTAAATgtaatatttatgattattttcttGAATTCGTGGATTTGTTGGATGCTTATATAGTGGTAAAGTTGAACTACTAGTAGATATCTGTAAATTTAAAGTTCATGTTGTCTTATATGCATTCCAAATTCATGTTACCACATAGCATATAACTGCTGAAATTTTTATCCCGGCTTAATTCTTTTTCCTATTTGCTCTTATGGTTTTGCAGACAGTTCTTGCTGTCGGTGTTCAAAATCGGCAATTTAAGTTTCTAGATTCAAAGTGTTGCATCTAGTAACTTGTTACTAGCTGGTTGATCGAGGAAACGGTCATGCTTCTGTTCCAACCCATGATTTGCAGGtatttgaacttaattaattagtGCAAGGATTTAACATCTTGCTTTATTGGTTTTTACTTGTTCCAGTAATTGCTTTATCGGTTTTTCACTGTCCATAATTTTGCTTAATCTGTTTCTTGTCCTATCCTCCATTATGATCGATTGGTTTTCACTTTTGCTTCTATTTCCACATACTGATGAATGTCAGCATGTGCATATGTACATCATAAAAAGGTAAATTCTTTGATTTTCTTCTTATTGGCAGAACCTTTTCATAAAACATTTGcgtattttgggaatggactggttgttTTTATCTGCCATCAAGATTTATAAATGATGTTCTGGGGGCAAAGGGCTGCAAATGCTCTTGGCATGTTTAGGTTGAGATGGGGTGGTGAATCCTCTTTGACAACAGGCTTACTAGGTGATGTGCCTCATGAGATTGAGTTGTCTGACTATGGAAGATTACCAGCTAGTCCTCGTACAGAATGCCCTTCAGGGCTTCTCAATGGTGAGAGTCTAAATGTGGAACCAATTGCTGACTTGGACTTGTTTTTCGAGCGGCTCTATAGCTACTATTGTGAAAAGGGGCTTTGGTGCATAATTATAAAATGGATAGTTGAACTTCTGAGTGTGGGCTTTACCATATGTTTCTCAGGGTTTTTCTTATTGTTTGTTGATTGGAATGGTCTCCACAATGCAAAATGTGGGATGGATGCGGTTGAGTCTGGAACTAAACCGTGTGATCTTGCTAAGGAAGCACTTCAAGAGCACCCATTAACTCCCTTAACACTTTCAAAAGCTATTGTTGTTGGATATTTGGTGCTTTTTTCCGTCTATTGGGTATTCTGTTTTTTGAGGTTTTTTGCACAATTAAAGGATACCCTCGGTATGCAACATTTCTTTTATAACAGGTAAGTTACAAGATTTGCATTTGGTAGAGCATTTACGGTAATAGTGCCTTATAAttgtttaatgattttataattattttaattttattttgcagtCTCCATATTACCGACAGTGAGATTCAGACCATGCCTTGGGCAACGATACTTGAAAGGGTTGTCCGATTACAAAGTTCTTCACAACTCTGTGTGGTCAAGGATCTTTCTACTCATGATGTGGTTATGCGATTGATGCGGAAGGAGAACTACTTGATTGGAATGCTTAATAAAGGAGTGCTTGCTTTTCCTATTTCACCTTGGGTTCCAGGTGCTGGTCCAACTGTCAAATTTGGCTCTGGTGGAACACGACATCGTCTGATCCTGACAAAGTCACTTGAATGGACCTTAAATTGGTGTATATTGCAAAGCATGTTTGACCGGTATGTTTAGCTTTACATGAACATTTGGCTCTCTACTTTCTGACTAAAGATAAAATTgcttatttcttcatttttctaatGTATTATACTTACATTTCAAGATTATTATACAATCCTTATCATGTGAGGAAGTATAAGAAGATACATTTTTGGTGTTGAAATATGAACAAAAGTGATGCCATTGAATTGTTTTTGCTTTTCTCTAGATAAGTTTTGCGGGGCTTTTGTAGACAAGTTATCAAGATATGCAGTTTTTTCATATATATGCGTGTGCGTGTGCGTGTGCGTGTGCGTGTGCGTGTGCGTGTGCGTGTGCGTGTGCGTGTGCGTGTGCGTGTGGGTGTGCGTGTGCGTGTGCGTGCGCGTgcgcgtatatatatatatcaaaattctGAAAGGTTTTACTCATCCATTGTCTTTCTATGTTTAGGAAGGAAATATTTTATGAAGTACTGCAAGTTTCAAATGTAATCCTGAAATTAACCTTGACATATTTATGAGGTGTTGCTGATATTAGTAGCTAAAAGCACTTGTgattggtttttcttttctcttcttttttacttttaagAAACAAAATACACCTCAATTCTGGGGTTTATAACCAACTTCCTTTTGGAAcgcctttttgtttttttggcaGAAACTTTTGTGTTAGAAGGGACTTCATTACTAATCCTAGAACATTGAAGAAGAGGCTTATAATTGTTGGGCTTACTATGCTTCTACTCTCTCCATTTCTCGTCATATTCATGCTGGTTTATCTCTTCTTAAGGCATGCTGAGCAATTCTATAATCATCCAAGTACAGCTTCTTCTCGAAGATGGTCTAATTTGTCAAAATGGATGTTTAGGGAATTCAATGAGGTATTATCATCTCCCCTTCCTCTTTGCCTATTTTCACAAGCTCGTGTTATTACTTTTTATCCGGTAATCTTAAGTGTTAGTCCATTGTTCAAGTTTATTCATATAGAAGAAAAGTTGTTTAGAATCTACCGTGAGAATAAGATGATAACAATTTGTTTCTTGCAATGGATATTTTACACTTATAGATTCTCTTGTTTCACATGCCGTCATGCTGTGTTTTTATTTATactgttcatcttttttttttacaggTTGAACATTTATTTAGGCATCGGATTAATAGCAGTGTAATGCATGCTTCCGAGTACCTAAAGCAATTTCCCTCACCGGTTATTTCCATTATCGCAAAATTTATCTCATTTGTATCTGGCGGCTTTGCTGCTGTCTTGATCATCATTGCCTTTGTGGAAGAATCTTTGCTAGAGGGCCATGTAATATTCTCAAGCTTTCACCCTttcgaattcttttattttcttttccgtTCAACTGTTCTATATTTTTGCTTTTTAgttatttacatgtttatttgaaatttgtagaTATTTGGTCGGAACTTGTTTTGGTATGCAGCTATTTTTGGAACCATAACAGCAATTAGCCGGGCTGCTGTTGCAGATGAACTTCTGGTCCTTGATCCAGGAGGAGCAATGTCTATGGTGGTACAGCATACACATTATATGCCGAAGAGATGGCGTGGTAAAGAAAACATCGAAACAGTCCGTATAGAGTTTGAAACTCTATATCAGGTAAACCCcacttaatccctatttttgttatACTCGTAATCTCGGAGTTGCATGCTTGTTTGATTATAAAAGTCCGGGAAATATTGTTTCATTCGAGTATTTTGCTACATCAAGTGCTTGTTTGAATCAATGTTGTGTCGTTGTGTTGCAGTACACTGGAATGATATTGCTAGAGGAGATGGCCTCGATTTTCCTCACTCCATTGTTGCTTCTATTTGTTGTCCCAAAGGTTTTATTTCTGTCTCTTTTCTTCTATTGTTGATTCTCACACCCTACATCTTGCTTTTCAAGTTAAAATGTTGACTGTTAGAATGTTCATTTTGCAGCAGGTGGATGACATTTTACAGTTCATTGCCGATTTTACCATAGATGTTGAAGGTGTCGGTCATGTTTGCAGGTAGACTGCTCTTTTTCTTCTAACTTCTTTTGGACCCCTTTATTACTAGTTATATCACATGCCTATTAAATGATATGACGTGCACGATTGTTCCCTTTGTTTTGCAGTTTTAGTGCCTTTGATTTCCAAAACCACGGCAATAGCAAATATGGGTCTCCACACAATGTGCCTCGTGCACAAAGGAGTTCCCAAGGGAAAATGGAGAAGTCATTCTTGAGGTATGATTTTGCTCTGTCCTACGGCTGCACTTAGAGCTATTTATGAGGTGAATGTAAATCGGAAAACCCAATATCAGCTCAAAATGTTATACTACTTATTACATTTGCCATGATAGAAGTTGACGGTTAGTCTCGGCTTTAACCTTAAACTGCTATCTGATGAGACATTATATGCTATTGGTTTGTACGAAATACTGTTTTTCTGCTACTTGCGATTTATTTATTGGTTGAGTGCTTCGAATGCATTCCTCTCCTTCTAGAGCCATGATTTCCCTTTTTCATGGTATTCTTTAATTATGGTGTTTTccctctcttttcttctttttcctcgtgtataatttctttgtttttgcatGTGCAGTTTCCAGAGTAGCTATCCTTTGTGGGAACCGGATGCTCAGGGTAAGCAGTTCCTGTCAAATATTAGAATTTTCAGGGAGCAAAAGTTGCAAGGGCAAGGAACTGGACACACATATTCTCTGGATAGATTGTGGCGTGGTAGCCCACAGAGAGCTTACAGAGATAGAAACGGCCTTTCATCAAGAGAAATGCAACACAATATTCCGGGCTCCGGCAATGATTCGAGGTCTTCATGGATAATTGATGCTGTTCAAAAGAATCACCCGTGTCTTCTCGATTGGTATTATACCTCTCGACCTCACCATGTGAGAAGTCATAGGAGAGACACCACAACAAGGCAATTTGAACCGGCCGAGCAACAGCATGGGGACTATTGGGGGCCAACTAGCCTAGCACATAATGAAGGAATAGATGAAGATCACTGGCTACACCACTATGACAATTGGCCGCAGTCGCAACTTGAAGCTTCGACATCAGCTCCTTTCTTCCATGACAGTGTACTTCAGCATCATGATGCAAATGACTTGGCACACCATACATGGAGCCATTGGTGGGACCGAAGTGGCTTGCACGGTTCACAGCCCCAAGCAAGTTTTCTAGAGCCTCCCGATTTCAACCGCTATCCTGCAGACTGTCAGTACAATAACTTATCCGAGAGAAGCATACAAGGGCAAGATCAATACCTTGATTGGCGGGATTCTCGGAGGTTATCCCATATGTCTTACATGGATGATCTTGAAGCTGGAGGGGACATAAATCTTCATTTTGACGGTATCTATACCACTTCTCCCGAATCTCCCACCGTAAATTTAAGGCCCCCGGGCTTCCATTAATCAAAGAAGCTTTAGTTTCTGGATTGGTACTTACCTTCAGATGAATGGAATGCAAATCAAATTCCAACTTTCCATATTcattgttgtatatatatatattcattaagaGGTTCATTTCTTTAAGGCCTAAACTCCATTTTAGGGTAACATATTGCACACCAATTCAGTGTTAGCCTTTTGATATGTATAAACGAACAATTGTAAGCCATTGATCGATTCAAATGATTCATTCAAATCCATGTGTTTTTTTGTTTATGTATACGTATTTGCCATGATTAAGCTCTTTTTTTTCCTGGGGTTAATATCACTAAACATCCTCAAATTATttcaaaatgatcaaattgaatcaTCAATATATTGGTATAGTATTAATTAGGAACATGTACGTATTGATAATTTGATTCATGTGTACTAAATATGTTGCACGTTATGTTTGAAGGACTGTTTAACGCCCAAACTAATTGTTAGAGGTGAAAAAAAGGTCTTAATTGTTACAATAATGACACTTCCAAggctcaattaaaatattttgaaatttaaagaacAATAAAAATCTGATTATAGTTTAAGGACGCATAGCATAATTAATCCTTTTCTTTGTTTGTCTTTTTGGTACTAAAGCATTGGGTCAAAGACAATTCTAATAAACAAAGGTAGGATTAGAAACGAAACGACAACGTTTCAGTGCTGTTTCCCTTGCGAAACCTTGAGATAAAAACAACGGGTTTTACAAGGgctttacaaaaaagaaaaaaaaaaaaccgtgCTCCAAAGCTTGTCAAAATCCCCAGAGAATTTCTCAAATTCAGGATGAAGAAGGCTTCAAAGcttcaaatttactttttttcaaaattcaatcgTCAAAGATCCATAAAGGCCGCTTCTTTACTCTCGAGAGCTTACATTTCTGATAATtctccatcatcatcatcatcttcttcttcacagTTTCACTCAACCGACCGTCACCTTCAATGCTGTGCAAAAACCCGAGGTTTAATTTTCAAGCTACACCAATTCAAAACCTCTGGGGAAATGTTCAGAGTGTTTAAAGATATGGAAGCTTGTTTTGACGAGGGAGAGCTGGGAATAGCTTTATTAAAAATTGGACTCAAACTTGACCGAGAAGGTGAAGACCCTGAAAAGGCTCTATCTTTTGCTGACAGAGCATTGAAAGTATTGGATCAAGATGGTAAACCTTCTTGACTAGTTGCTGTGGCTTTACAATTGATGGGTTCTGTTAGCTATGGTTTAAAAAGGTTTAATGATAGTTTAGGGTATCTTAATAAGGCTAATAGGTTGCTTGGTAGGTTAGAGGAAGAGGGTATTGCCAATGTTGAGAATATAAGGCCAGTGCTACATGCAGTGCAGCTTGAATTGGGGAATGTGAAGACAGAAATGGGGAGGAGAGAGGAGgctcttttaaattttaagaagGCTTTGGAAATTAAGGAAATGAGTCATTGATTCAAATAGCGGGCCGATATCAGAATAGtggccgttatatagcggtagcggCACCGTCCGAAACCGCTTTTGCTGAAAATAGCGGTGTGAAGCGGAGTCACGCCAATAGCGGTGGGTCGCGGCCGCAACTTAACGGGTAACGGCCAATTGCGGCAATAACGGGCCGCTATTCCCGTTATTTTTCGTTacagtaaattttaaaaaaaaagtcatccCCTCAAACAAAAATCGACAGAAACAGTGAAAAACAAAAGGGAATATATTCCCCCACCTGCAAAGTGCAAAATCAGAGAgctttcaataaaaaaaagtaaaaagaagtcaaaagaaacaaaaaaagtaatcaaaactcaaaaccaatagaaaaagaaatatgaaattctGTTTCTTATATATGGGCAAACAGCAAGCAGCAGATGAAAGCAAGGAGCCGAGCCAACTGCCGAGGACTTGAATCTGAAAAGCAAACCCATCTATTTCCTCTTCGAAGTACTTCTAGGTTTTTTCCAGTTCTTTCTCAGCCCTTCTAAGTTCTAAGCCAGTATTCATTTACCTGGTTTTTCACACTTTCAAGTTTCAACAGCAGTAGAGATTCGGCCATTTTTGTTGATAGTCTGATGAGTTGGAGGCTTGGAGCCTTGGAGGCTACTGGTTAGGGTTAGGGAATAGAAAGAAtcgtttcattttcttttaatttttctgtttttgtttttgtttgtggCTTTATTGGCAATTGGCATGCTGctctgttttgtttcttctttgactcTTGTTTTACTCATTAATTAGGGGCAGCCACCGTCCATTTTAACCACTAGAAAATAGGCATGTAAATTGTGCTTTTAACCACCTATCCATTGTTAAAATTTgtcttaaaataattatttgaaaatttctttattaaatttaaatatatatataaatttctggACACAATTTTTAATATGACATGGACTTCATATATAAAGTTGTGTtctcatatcatattaataaagATTTATAAGTGCTAGAAAACATTctaaaatcattaaaagtgaatttttataattataattataattactatgttttacaataagttgtacgaatttgaaaaaaaatcacgatcgcgatacccgcagtgaccgcaatagcgtccgttatgtccgcgaccgcgacaaacgcgacccgaccgaaaacgcgaccgcgaccgcaatttaaatcccttaaTGACTCTTGGGAAGGATAGTAAGGAATTAGGGGTGGGATATAGGGATTTGGCTGAAGCTTACGTTTCGGTTCTAAATTTTAAGGGGGCCTTACCTTTTGGTTTGAAGGCATTGGAGGTTCATAGGAAGGGGCTAGGGCATAATTCAGTGGAGGTTGCACATGATAGGAGGATTCTTGGGGTTATTTATACAGGTGTGGAGGAGCATGAGAAGGCATTGGAACAGAATCAGTTGTCACAGAGGGTTTTGAAGAATTGGGGTCTTAGTTCTGAGTTGCTTCGTGCGGAAATTGATGCTGCTAATACGCAGATTGCGTTGGGAAAGTATGATGAGgctattaatactttgaaaggtATAGTTCAGCAGACAGAGAAAGACAGTGAGAATCGAGCTCTGGTGTTTATTTCAATGGGGAAAGCTCTTTGTCATCTGGAAAAATTTGCAGACTCGAAGAGGTGTTTGGAGATTGCTTGTGGAATTCTTGACCAGAAAGAGACTGTTTCTCCGATTGAAGTTGCTGAGGCATACTGTGAGATATCAATGCTATATGAGAATATGAATGAGTTCGAGACTGCAATTTCATTGTTGAAGAGAACATTGGCTATACTTGAGAAACAACCTCAAGAACAGCAATCCGAGGGAGGTGTTTCCACTAGAATAGGGTGGTTACTCTCGTTAAAAGGTGAGGTGCCACAGGCAATTCCTTACTTGGAGGATGCAGTAGAGAAATTGAAAGACAGCTTTGGCTCCAGGCATTTTGGGGTCGGGTATATTTACAACAATTTAGGGGCAGCATATTTGGAATTAGATAGGCCTCAGTCAGCAGCACAAATCTTTGCAGTTGCAAAGGACATCTTGGATGTCTCTCTTGGTCCTCATCATGCAGATTCAATCGAAACTTGCCAGAATCTTTCTAAAGCTTATAGTGCAATGGGAAGGTAAAATGTTCTTTTAGTCTCTATGCATCTTGCCTTTACTAGTCCAATATCTTGCTTTTAATGGTGCCCGGTCATGAGAGATAGCCTGGTGCCATGCTGAAGTGAAACCTGTTCATGGCTGAGAGAAAATTGCATTTCAAAGTGGTATAGGTGATAGTCCAAGGGTCAATAACGGAAGTACC contains:
- the LOC121203420 gene encoding autophagy-related protein 9 isoform X2, which gives rise to MMFWGQRAANALGMFRLRWGGESSLTTGLLGDVPHEIELSDYGRLPASPRTECPSGLLNGESLNVEPIADLDLFFERLYSYYCEKGLWCIIIKWIVELLSVGFTICFSGFFLLFVDWNGLHNAKCGMDAVESGTKPCDLAKEALQEHPLTPLTLSKAIVVGYLVLFSVYWVFCFLRFFAQLKDTLGMQHFFYNSLHITDSEIQTMPWATILERVVRLQSSSQLCVVKDLSTHDVVMRLMRKENYLIGMLNKGVLAFPISPWVPGAGPTVKFGSGGTRHRLILTKSLEWTLNWCILQSMFDRNFCVRRDFITNPRTLKKRLIIVGLTMLLLSPFLVIFMLVYLFLRHAEQFYNHPSTASSRRWSNLSKWMFREFNEVEHLFRHRINSSVMHASEYLKQFPSPVISIIAKFISFVSGGFAAVLIIIAFVEESLLEGHIFGRNLFWYAAIFGTITAISRAAVADELLVLDPGGAMSMVVQHTHYMPKRWRGKENIETVRIEFETLYQYTGMILLEEMASIFLTPLLLLFVVPKVDDILQFIADFTIDVEGVGHVCSFSAFDFQNHGNSKYGSPHNVPRAQRSSQGKMEKSFLSFQSSYPLWEPDAQGKQFLSNIRIFREQKLQGQGTGHTYSLDRLWRGSPQRAYRDRNGLSSREMQHNIPGSGNDSRSSWIIDAVQKNHPCLLDWYYTSRPHHVRSHRRDTTTRQFEPAEQQHGDYWGPTSLAHNEGIDEDHWLHHYDNWPQSQLEASTSAPFFHDSVLQHHDANDLAHHTWSHWWDRSGLHGSQPQASFLEPPDFNRYPADCQYNNLSERSIQGQDQYLDWRDSRRLSHMSYMDDLEAGGDINLHFDGIYTTSPESPTVNLRPPGFH
- the LOC121203420 gene encoding autophagy-related protein 9 isoform X1 codes for the protein MMFWGQRAANALGMFRLRWGGESSLTTGLLGDVPHEIELSDYGRLPASPRTECPSGLLNGESLNVEPIADLDLFFERLYSYYCEKGLWCIIIKWIVELLSVGFTICFSGFFLLFVDWNGLHNAKCGMDAVESGTKPCDLAKEALQEHPLTPLTLSKAIVVGYLVLFSVYWVFCFLRFFAQLKDTLGMQHFFYNSLHITDSEIQTMPWATILERVVRLQSSSQLCVVKDLSTHDVVMRLMRKENYLIGMLNKGVLAFPISPWVPGAGPTVKFGSGGTRHRLILTKSLEWTLNWCILQSMFDRNFCVRRDFITNPRTLKKRLIIVGLTMLLLSPFLVIFMLVYLFLRHAEQFYNHPSTASSRRWSNLSKWMFREFNEVEHLFRHRINSSVMHASEYLKQFPSPVISIIAKFISFVSGGFAAVLIIIAFVEESLLEGHIFGRNLFWYAAIFGTITAISRAAVADELLVLDPGGAMSMVVQHTHYMPKRWRGKENIETVRIEFETLYQYTGMILLEEMASIFLTPLLLLFVVPKQVDDILQFIADFTIDVEGVGHVCSFSAFDFQNHGNSKYGSPHNVPRAQRSSQGKMEKSFLSFQSSYPLWEPDAQGKQFLSNIRIFREQKLQGQGTGHTYSLDRLWRGSPQRAYRDRNGLSSREMQHNIPGSGNDSRSSWIIDAVQKNHPCLLDWYYTSRPHHVRSHRRDTTTRQFEPAEQQHGDYWGPTSLAHNEGIDEDHWLHHYDNWPQSQLEASTSAPFFHDSVLQHHDANDLAHHTWSHWWDRSGLHGSQPQASFLEPPDFNRYPADCQYNNLSERSIQGQDQYLDWRDSRRLSHMSYMDDLEAGGDINLHFDGIYTTSPESPTVNLRPPGFH
- the LOC121203420 gene encoding autophagy-related protein 9 isoform X3; its protein translation is MMFWGQRAANALGMFRLRWGGESSLTTGLLGDVPHEIELSDYGRLPASPRTECPSGLLNGFFLLFVDWNGLHNAKCGMDAVESGTKPCDLAKEALQEHPLTPLTLSKAIVVGYLVLFSVYWVFCFLRFFAQLKDTLGMQHFFYNSLHITDSEIQTMPWATILERVVRLQSSSQLCVVKDLSTHDVVMRLMRKENYLIGMLNKGVLAFPISPWVPGAGPTVKFGSGGTRHRLILTKSLEWTLNWCILQSMFDRNFCVRRDFITNPRTLKKRLIIVGLTMLLLSPFLVIFMLVYLFLRHAEQFYNHPSTASSRRWSNLSKWMFREFNEVEHLFRHRINSSVMHASEYLKQFPSPVISIIAKFISFVSGGFAAVLIIIAFVEESLLEGHIFGRNLFWYAAIFGTITAISRAAVADELLVLDPGGAMSMVVQHTHYMPKRWRGKENIETVRIEFETLYQYTGMILLEEMASIFLTPLLLLFVVPKQVDDILQFIADFTIDVEGVGHVCSFSAFDFQNHGNSKYGSPHNVPRAQRSSQGKMEKSFLSFQSSYPLWEPDAQGKQFLSNIRIFREQKLQGQGTGHTYSLDRLWRGSPQRAYRDRNGLSSREMQHNIPGSGNDSRSSWIIDAVQKNHPCLLDWYYTSRPHHVRSHRRDTTTRQFEPAEQQHGDYWGPTSLAHNEGIDEDHWLHHYDNWPQSQLEASTSAPFFHDSVLQHHDANDLAHHTWSHWWDRSGLHGSQPQASFLEPPDFNRYPADCQYNNLSERSIQGQDQYLDWRDSRRLSHMSYMDDLEAGGDINLHFDGIYTTSPESPTVNLRPPGFH